In the Streptomyces cinnamoneus genome, CACGTCGAGGGGTACGAGATCCACCACGGCGTCGCCGAGGTCCTGGACGGGGAACCGTTCTTGGACGGCTGCCGGGTGGGTGCGGTGTGGGGGACGCACTGGCACGGCTCGCTGGAGAGCGACGGCTTCCGGCGGGCGTTCCTGCGCGAGGTCGCACGGGCGGCGGGCCGGGCGTTCGTGCCGGCGCCCGACACGTCCTTCGCCGCGCTGCGCGAGGAACAGCTGGACCGGCTGGGCGATCTGATCGAGGAGCACGCGGACACGGACGCGCTGCTGCGGCTGATCGGGGACGGGGTCCCGGCGGGGCTGCCGTTCATCCCGCCGGGGGCGCCGTGATGAGCGGCCCACCATCCCCACGGAAGCGGGGAGCGGACAACACGCGGACCGTCGTCGCCTCGGCGGTGCCGGGGGTGCATCCCCACAGATGGGCGGCCGAGATCACCAGCATGCCGCGCCTTCCACTCGGTGCACACGCCATCGGACGAATGCCACTCGAAGGAGCGATCAGCTCATGAGCACCCCCTATCCCTTCACGGCGATCGTCGGCATGGACGATCTACGACTGGCCCTGCTGCTGACCTCGGTCTCCCCCGCGGTGGGCGGCGTGCTCGTACGCGGCGAGAAGGGCACGGCGAAGTCCACTGCCGTGCGCGGTGTCGCGACGCTGATGCCGTCTGTCGCCGTCGTCGACGGCTGCCGGTTCTCCTGTGACCCGGTGGCACCGGACCCGACGTGCCCTGACGGGCCGCACACGGCGGACGCGGCGGGCAGCGCACGCCCCACACGCATGGTGGAACTGCCGGTAGGGGCCTCCGAGGACCGGCTCGTCGGCGCCCTCGACATCGAGCGGGCCCTCTCAGAAGGCGTCAAGGCCTTCGAGCCGGGCCTGCTGGCAGCCGCACACCGCGGCGTGCTCTACGTCGACGAGGTCAACCTCCTCCACGACCACTTGATCGACCTGCTGTTGGACGCCGCCGCGATGGGCGCCTCGTACGTCGAGCGCGAAGGCGTCTCCGTCCGGCACGCCTCCCGCTTCCTCCTCGTCGGCACCATGAACCCCGAAGAGGGCGAGCTGCGACCGCAGTTGCTCGACCGTTTCGGGCTGACCGTCGAGGTCGCGGCCTCCCGCGACACCGACGAGCGCGTCGAGGTCGTGCGCCGCCGCCTCGCCTACGACGAGGACCCGGCCGCCTTCGCCGCCAAGTGGGCGGCGGAGGAGGACGCGCTGCGCGAGCGCATCGCCGCCGCGCGGGCGCTGCTGCCGGCCGTACGGCTCGGGGACGGCGCGCTGCGCCGGATCGCCGCGGTGTGCGCCGGTTTCGAGGTGGACGGCATGCGGGCCGACATCGTGACCGCTCGGACGGCGACGGCGCTGGCCGCGTGGGCGGGGCGTACGGACGTCACGACCGAGGACGTGCGGCAGGCGGCGCTGCTGGCGCTGCCGCACCGGCGCCGCCGCAATCCCTTCGACGCCCCCGGTCTGGACGAGGACAAGCTCGACGAGATCCTCAGGCGGTTCGAGGACGAGGAGCCGGACCCCGAGCCGGACCCCGAGCCCGGGGGCCCGGAGGACGGCGGCCCCGGCGACGAGGATCCGGATGGCGGCGGTCCGGACGGCGGCGGCCGACCGCCGCAGGACGGCCCCCGCCCCGACGGCGCGGGCGGCCCCGACGTGCCGCAGCAGCGGCAGGACTCCCCCGCAGCCGACCCCGCCCCGCGGCAGAACTCCTCCGACGGCGTGCCCGGAAGCGAGGGCGAGGCCCCCGAGGCACCCGCCGTCGCGGCCGCGGAGCCCTTCCGGACGCGCCGGTTCGATGTACCCGGACTCGGTGAGGGCGCCGACGGCCGCCGCTCCCGGGCCCGTACCGCGCACGGGCGCACGACGGGGGCGCGCCGGCCTCGCGGCGGTGCGCTCGCCAAGCTGCACCTCGCCGCGACCGTGCAGGCCGCCGCCCCGCACCAGCGGGCGCGTGGCCGCTCGGGCCCGGGGCTGCTCGTCCGCCGGGACGATCTGCGGGAGGCGGTGCGCGAGGGGCGCGAGGGCAATCTCGTGCTGTTCGTCGTGGACGCCTCGGGCTCGATGGCGGCCCGCAAGCGGATGAGCGCCGTCAAGGGCGCGGTGCTGTCGCTGCTGATGGACGCCTACCAGCGCCGCGACAAGATCGGCATGGTCACGTTCCGGGGCTCGGGCGCGGAGGTGGCGCTGCCGCCGACGTCCTCGGTGGAGGCGGGCGCGGCGCGGCTGGAGAAGCTGCCGACCGGCGGCCGCACCCCGCTGGCCGAGGGCCTGCTGCGGGCGCACGAGGTGCTGCGGGTGGAGCGGATGCGTGATCCGTCCCGGCGTCCCCTGCTGGTCGTGGTGACGGACGGCCGGGCGACGGGCGGCCCGGAGCCGCTGGCGCGGGCCGCGCGCGCGGCCCGGCTGCTGGCCGGCGAGGGCACGGCGTCGGTCGTCGTGGACTGCGAGGCCGGGCCGGTGCGGCTGGGCCTGGCGGCTGAGCTGGGCCGCGAGCTGGGCGGGCCGGTCGTGACGCTCGACGAGCTGCGCGCGGACAGCGTGGCCACGCTGGTGCGCGGCGTGCGTACCGTACGGAACACCGACAACAGGAGGGTCGCGTAATGCCCAAGGGACAGCCGGCCGTCGTCCCCGACGACGGTCTCACCACGCGCCAGCGGCGCAACCGGCCGCTGGTCTTCGTCCACACCGGCGTCGGCAAGGGCAAGTCGACGGCGGCCTTCGGGCTGGCGCTGCGGGCGTGGAACCAGGGCTGGCCGATCGGGGTGTTCCAGTTCGTGAAGTCGGCGAAGTGGAAGGTCGGCGAGGAGAACGCGCTGCGGGTGCTGGGCGCCTCCGGCGAGGGCGGGACGGTCGACTGGCACAAGATGGGCGAGGGCTGGTCGTGGATCCAGCGCGACAGTGAGCTGTCCAACGAGGAGAAGGCCCGTGAGGGCTGGGAGCAGGTCAAGCGCGACCTGGCGGCCGAGACGTACAAGCTCTACGTGCTCGACGAGTTCGCGTACCCGATGCACTGGGGCTGGATCGACACCGACGAGGTGATCGAGGTGCTGCGGGACCGCCCCGGCACCCAGCACGTGGTGATCACCGGCCGCAACGCCCCGGAGAAGCTGGTGGAGTTCGCCGACCTGGTGACGGACATGTCGAAGGTCAAGCACCCGATGGACACCGGTCAGAAGGGCCAGCGGGGCATCGAGTGGTGAGTACGCGCCTCCCCCGTCTCGTCATCGCCGCGCCGGCGTCCGGCAGCGGCAAGACCACCGTGGCCACGGGCCTGATGCGGGCCTTCGCGGACGCGGGCCTCGCGGTGTCGCCGCACAAGGTGGGCCCGGACTACATCGATCCGGGCTACCACGCGCTGGCGACCGGGCGGCCGGGCCGCAACCTGGACTCCTTCCTGTGCGGCCCGGAACGGATCGCCCCGTTGTTCCTGCACGGGGCGGCGGGCTGCGACCTGGCGATCGTCGAGGGCGTCATGGGCCTGTACGACGGGGCGGCCGGGCAGGGCGAGCTGGCGTCGACGGCGCACGTGGCGAAGCTGCTGCGGGCGCCGGTCGTGCTGGTCGTCGACGCGTCGTCGCAGTCGCGGTCGGTGGCGGCGCTGGTGCACGGCTTCGCCTCCTGGGACCCGGAGGTGCGGGTCGCGGGGGTCATCCTCAACAAGGTCGGCTCCGACCGCCACGAGGCGCTGCTGCGGGAGGCGCTGGACGAGTCGGGGGTGACGGTGCTGGGCGCGGTGCGGCGGGCGGAGCCCGTGCACACGCCGTCCCGGCACCTGGGCCTGGTGCCCGTCGCCGAGCGGCGGGCCGAGGCGGTCGACGCGGTGGCGGAGTTCGCGGCCCGCGTGCGGGAAGGCTGCGACCTGGAGAGGCTCCTGGCCCTGGCCCGTTCGGCACCGCCGGTGACCGGAGAGGCGTGGAGCGCCCGCGGCGAGCCTCTCCCCCACCCTGTCCCCTCCCCGAACCGGGGCTCCGCCCCGGACCCCGCTTCTCAGACGCCGGAGAGGCCGGACGAGGGGGCGGACCCGAACAGGGGTCGCCCCGTGATCGCCGTGGCCGGCGGCCCGGCGTTCACCTTCTCGTACGCCGAGCACGCCGAGCTGCTGCGGGCCGCCGGCGCGGAGGTCGTCACGTTCGACCCCCTGCGCGACGAGGCCCTGCCGGAACGCACGGCCGGCCTCGTCATCGGCGGCGGCTTTCCCGAGGTGTACGCCCCGGAGCTCTCCGCCAACGAGCCGCTCCGCAAGGCCGTGGCGGAACTCGCCTTCGCCGGCACGCCGGTCGCCGCCGAGTGCGCGGGCCTGCTCTACCTCTCCCGCGCCCTCGACGGGAAGCCGATGTGCGGCGTCCTGCCGGCGGACGCCCGCATGTCGGAGCGGCTGACGCTCGGTTACCGCGAGGCGGTGGCGATCGCGGACAATCCGCTCGCCGCCGCGGGCACCCGCGTCCGCGGGCACGAGTTCCACCGCACGGTCGTCGAGCCGGCCGCCGGGGCCGTCCCGGCCTGGGGGATCACGCGTCCGGCGCGCCGTGTGGAGGGCTTCGCGCAGGGCGGCGTGCACGCCTCGTACCTCCATGTCCACTGGGCGGGGGCCCCCGGCACGGCGGAGCGGTTCGTGGCCGCGGCGGCGGACGCGCGGTGAACGCCGTGCTCTACGTCGGCGTCGGCGCGTGCCGCGACGTGGCCGCCGCCGAGGTGCTCGCGCTCGTCGAGCACGCCCTGGCGGAGGCCGGCGGCGGCGCGGTCGCCGCCCTGGCCACCGTCGACGTCCGTGCCGACGAGCCCGGCATGCTGGCGGCGGCCGCGCGGCTCGGCGTGCCCCTCACCGCCTACGCCCCCGGCGTCCTCGCCGCGCAACCGGTTCCGCACCCCTCGGAGGCGGCCCGCAGGGCCCTGGGCACGCCGGGCGTCGCCGAGGCGGCCGCGCTGCTGGCGGCGGGACCGGGGGCGGTGCTCGCCGTGCCGAAGCGGAAGTCCGCGCACGTCACCGCCGCGGTGGCGTGCCGCCCCGCGTGAACGGCCCGGCCGCGCCCTCAGTACCGTCTATCGCATGCACGAATCGACCGAGCCCGACCTGCGGCACCACGGAGACGCCGAAGTACGCGGCATGGGCACGGAATTGACGGACCTCGCCGTCAACGTGCGCTCCGGCACGCCCCCCGAGTGGCTGCGGGAGCGCATAGCCGGCTCGCTGGACTCGCTCGCCGCCTACCCGGACGGCCGGGCGGCACGGCGGGCCGTCGCCGAGCGGCACGGGCTGCCGGAGGAGCGGGTGCTGCTGACATCGGGGGCGGCGGAGGCGTTCGTCCTGATCGCGCGGGCGCTGCCGGCCCGCCGGGCCGTGGTCGTGCACCCCCAGTTCACCGAGCCGGAGGCGGCGCTGCGCGACGCCGGGCACGCGGTGGAACGGGTGCTGCTGGACGCGGAGGACGGTTTCCGGTTCGATCCGCGCGCGGTGCCCGGGGACGCGGACCTGGTGGTCGTGGGCAACCCGACCAATCCGACGTCCGTCCTGCACCCCGCCACCACCCTGGCCCGGCTCGCCCGCCCCGGCCGGACGCTGGTGGTGGACGAGGCGTTCATGGACGCGGTGCCGGGCGAGCGGGAGTCGCTGGCCGCCCGCACGGACCTGCCGGGGCTGGTCGTGCTGCGCAGCCTCACCAAGACCTGGGGGCTGGCGGGACTGCGCGTCGGCTACGTCCTGGCCTCGCCCGGCACGGTGGCCCGGCTGGAGCGGGCCCAGCCGCTGTGGCCGGTGTCCTCGCCGGCCCTGGTGGCGGCGGAGGCGTGCAGCGCTCCCCCGGCGCTCGCCGAGGCGGAGCGGGCGGCGCACGAGACGGCCGCCGACCGCTCCCACCTCCAGGCGCGGCTCGCGGAGTTCCCCCAGGTGACGGTGTGCGGGCCGGCGGCCGGGCCGTTCCTCCTGGTGCGGCTGCCGGGGGCGGCAGCCGTACGGTCCCGGCTGCGCGGCCTCGGCTTCGCGGTGCGCCGGGGCGACACTTTCCCGGGCCTGGGCCCGGACTACCTGCGCCTGGCGGTGCGGGACCGCGCCACGACGGACCGCTTCGCCGACGCCTTGGCCAAGGCCCTCACGGAGGACTGAGCGGGCCGGCCGCGGCTCAGGCGACGGCGCGGGCCCGCCCCCACGGGCGCCTCACCCGGACCGGCCGCCGGTCCGCCCCGGCCGGGCGCCCTCATGAGCCGGGCAGGCCGGGCCCCGTACACCACCGCCGGCCGGTGGCCCCGACCGTCCCCGGCCCCCGGCGCGCCCCCCGTCAGCCCTCGTCGCGGGCCGACCTGCGGCGGCGGGCGGCGACGAGGGCGCCGGCGCCGCCGACGACGAGCAGTCCGGCGGCCGCCGCGAGGTAGGGCGTGGCGGAGCCGCCGCCGGTCTCGGCGAGCCCGCCGCCGGTGGGACGGGCGGCCGTGCGCGGCGCGGTCTGTGCCTTCACGTCCGTCGCCTTGTCCGGTGCGCCCTTCGCGTCCGTCGCCTTTCCGTCCGTGCCCGAGGCGCCCTGGCCCTTGGCGGGGTTGCCCGGGCCGGCCGGGGTCCCGCAGGTGGCCTCCGCGAGCGTCACCCGGCCCCTGACCTTGGCGACGCCCAGGCCCAGGGGGTCGACGGCGACGTCGAGGGCGAGCGCCGTGGCCGCCGCCGTCCGGGAGATCGTGGCGGTCTTCGACAGGTCCAGGCGGACCGCGCCGACGCCAGGCACGTCGACCTTGGTCGGGCCGGCAGTGGTGAGCGTGACCTTCTTGCCGAGGACCGAGACGCTGCCGAGCAGGTTCGACGTCGCCTCCGGTTTCCTCCCGGCCTC is a window encoding:
- a CDS encoding cobyrinate a,c-diamide synthase, which codes for MSTRLPRLVIAAPASGSGKTTVATGLMRAFADAGLAVSPHKVGPDYIDPGYHALATGRPGRNLDSFLCGPERIAPLFLHGAAGCDLAIVEGVMGLYDGAAGQGELASTAHVAKLLRAPVVLVVDASSQSRSVAALVHGFASWDPEVRVAGVILNKVGSDRHEALLREALDESGVTVLGAVRRAEPVHTPSRHLGLVPVAERRAEAVDAVAEFAARVREGCDLERLLALARSAPPVTGEAWSARGEPLPHPVPSPNRGSAPDPASQTPERPDEGADPNRGRPVIAVAGGPAFTFSYAEHAELLRAAGAEVVTFDPLRDEALPERTAGLVIGGGFPEVYAPELSANEPLRKAVAELAFAGTPVAAECAGLLYLSRALDGKPMCGVLPADARMSERLTLGYREAVAIADNPLAAAGTRVRGHEFHRTVVEPAAGAVPAWGITRPARRVEGFAQGGVHASYLHVHWAGAPGTAERFVAAAADAR
- a CDS encoding putative cobaltochelatase: MSTPYPFTAIVGMDDLRLALLLTSVSPAVGGVLVRGEKGTAKSTAVRGVATLMPSVAVVDGCRFSCDPVAPDPTCPDGPHTADAAGSARPTRMVELPVGASEDRLVGALDIERALSEGVKAFEPGLLAAAHRGVLYVDEVNLLHDHLIDLLLDAAAMGASYVEREGVSVRHASRFLLVGTMNPEEGELRPQLLDRFGLTVEVAASRDTDERVEVVRRRLAYDEDPAAFAAKWAAEEDALRERIAAARALLPAVRLGDGALRRIAAVCAGFEVDGMRADIVTARTATALAAWAGRTDVTTEDVRQAALLALPHRRRRNPFDAPGLDEDKLDEILRRFEDEEPDPEPDPEPGGPEDGGPGDEDPDGGGPDGGGRPPQDGPRPDGAGGPDVPQQRQDSPAADPAPRQNSSDGVPGSEGEAPEAPAVAAAEPFRTRRFDVPGLGEGADGRRSRARTAHGRTTGARRPRGGALAKLHLAATVQAAAPHQRARGRSGPGLLVRRDDLREAVREGREGNLVLFVVDASGSMAARKRMSAVKGAVLSLLMDAYQRRDKIGMVTFRGSGAEVALPPTSSVEAGAARLEKLPTGGRTPLAEGLLRAHEVLRVERMRDPSRRPLLVVVTDGRATGGPEPLARAARAARLLAGEGTASVVVDCEAGPVRLGLAAELGRELGGPVVTLDELRADSVATLVRGVRTVRNTDNRRVA
- the cobO gene encoding cob(I)yrinic acid a,c-diamide adenosyltransferase — encoded protein: MPKGQPAVVPDDGLTTRQRRNRPLVFVHTGVGKGKSTAAFGLALRAWNQGWPIGVFQFVKSAKWKVGEENALRVLGASGEGGTVDWHKMGEGWSWIQRDSELSNEEKAREGWEQVKRDLAAETYKLYVLDEFAYPMHWGWIDTDEVIEVLRDRPGTQHVVITGRNAPEKLVEFADLVTDMSKVKHPMDTGQKGQRGIEW
- a CDS encoding SCO1860 family LAETG-anchored protein: MPARRITAMAATATATALALGATPAHATDSAGGGAAGAAVLRTGLDLSLLGGTAHLPVNASVDDVRAPASADRTALAVTLDGVENGKPVSVLRADTATARATADGRTAKGYANLVHARVHVPGLPLLSLIEVQQVISEAVCEAGRKPEATSNLLGSVSVLGKKVTLTTAGPTKVDVPGVGAVRLDLSKTATISRTAAATALALDVAVDPLGLGVAKVRGRVTLAEATCGTPAGPGNPAKGQGASGTDGKATDAKGAPDKATDVKAQTAPRTAARPTGGGLAETGGGSATPYLAAAAGLLVVGGAGALVAARRRRSARDEG
- a CDS encoding cobalamin biosynthesis protein, with protein sequence MNAVLYVGVGACRDVAAAEVLALVEHALAEAGGGAVAALATVDVRADEPGMLAAAARLGVPLTAYAPGVLAAQPVPHPSEAARRALGTPGVAEAAALLAAGPGAVLAVPKRKSAHVTAAVACRPA